A genomic stretch from Desulfotignum balticum DSM 7044 includes:
- a CDS encoding branched-chain amino acid aminotransferase, protein MEIAVTRVGQAGTRPKDEDLGFGTAFTDHMFVMDYSTDKGWHDPRIEPFAPVTLSPAAMVFHYGQAIFEGLKAYKTPEKKVQLFRARDNFDRLNRSARGLCIPEVDIDFVMDALKQLLKLEKDWIPETLGTSLYIRPFIIATDPFLGVRSSFTFKFFIILCSVGAYYAGGLAPVKIWVSKDHVRAVPGGVGEFKTAGNYAASLNAGEIAKKQGYAQVLWLDALERKYVEEVGAMNIFFVIDDELVTPNLTGSILPGITRFSVIDLAKKWGMPVSERKISMDEVLDAHASGRLKEVFGSGTAAVISPVGEICYGDRVLHIGDGNPGPVAMKFYQALTSIQYGTAKDTENWIEPVV, encoded by the coding sequence ATGGAAATTGCAGTCACCCGGGTCGGTCAGGCCGGAACCCGGCCAAAGGATGAAGACCTGGGATTCGGTACGGCGTTCACGGATCATATGTTTGTGATGGATTATTCAACGGACAAAGGGTGGCATGACCCGCGCATCGAGCCGTTTGCCCCGGTCACTTTGTCACCGGCGGCCATGGTGTTTCATTATGGTCAGGCCATTTTCGAAGGACTTAAAGCCTACAAGACCCCGGAAAAGAAAGTCCAGCTGTTCCGGGCCAGGGACAATTTTGACCGCCTGAACCGGTCGGCCCGGGGCCTGTGTATCCCGGAAGTGGATATCGACTTTGTCATGGATGCGTTGAAACAGCTGCTGAAGCTGGAAAAAGACTGGATCCCGGAAACATTGGGCACCTCCCTGTACATCCGGCCGTTTATCATTGCCACGGATCCGTTTCTGGGCGTGAGATCCTCGTTCACGTTCAAATTTTTTATTATTTTATGTTCCGTGGGCGCGTATTACGCCGGCGGGCTGGCCCCGGTAAAAATCTGGGTGTCCAAAGATCATGTCAGGGCCGTTCCCGGCGGGGTAGGGGAATTCAAGACCGCAGGCAATTATGCGGCCAGCCTCAATGCCGGAGAAATTGCCAAAAAACAGGGGTATGCCCAGGTGTTGTGGCTGGATGCGCTGGAAAGAAAATATGTGGAGGAAGTGGGGGCCATGAACATCTTTTTTGTGATCGATGATGAACTGGTGACCCCCAATCTCACGGGCAGTATCCTGCCCGGGATCACCCGGTTTTCAGTGATCGATCTGGCGAAAAAATGGGGCATGCCCGTGTCGGAACGGAAAATCAGCATGGACGAGGTGCTGGATGCCCATGCTTCGGGCCGCCTGAAAGAAGTGTTCGGCTCCGGCACGGCGGCTGTGATTTCGCCCGTGGGCGAAATCTGTTATGGAGACCGGGTGCTTCACATCGGTGACGGCAACCCGGGACCTGTTGCCATGAAATTTTACCAGGCATTGACATCCATCCAGTATGGAACGGCAAAAGACACGGAAAACTGGATCGAACCGGTGGTTTAG
- a CDS encoding helix-turn-helix domain-containing protein: MAKIDNFVPIGKRIRRARLDRKVTLDTMANETGLAKQVIKQIENGEKRPSVGTLLQISRVLQLDSDFLLKDPEADQEKRARAYTKRTDQYAYTPLTPDAKNKHLKAFRIVVEAGTRHEGVGFQHEGEEFVHVLEGQVKVQVGDHINELAAGDSLHFNSGIKHDLRNPSQKDAVLIVVVYVP; this comes from the coding sequence ATGGCCAAAATAGACAATTTTGTTCCCATCGGAAAGCGAATCCGGCGGGCCCGGCTGGACAGAAAGGTCACTCTGGATACCATGGCCAATGAGACCGGCCTGGCAAAACAAGTGATCAAACAGATTGAAAACGGTGAAAAACGGCCGTCCGTGGGGACCCTTCTTCAGATTTCCAGGGTCTTGCAGCTGGATTCCGATTTTCTGCTCAAAGACCCGGAAGCAGACCAGGAAAAACGGGCCCGGGCCTATACCAAACGCACGGATCAATATGCGTACACCCCGTTGACCCCTGATGCAAAAAACAAGCATTTAAAAGCGTTTCGCATTGTGGTGGAAGCCGGCACCCGGCATGAAGGCGTCGGATTCCAGCACGAGGGGGAAGAGTTTGTCCATGTGCTGGAAGGGCAGGTAAAGGTGCAGGTGGGGGATCATATCAATGAACTTGCCGCCGGCGATTCTTTGCATTTTAATTCCGGGATCAAACATGATTTGCGCAATCCTTCTCAAAAGGATGCCGTTCTGATTGTGGTGGTTTACGTTCCCTGA
- a CDS encoding acyl-CoA dehydrogenase family protein produces the protein MLFKLTDEQKMIRNMVREFSRKVIAPTAAERDRTKEFPAGNFKQMGELGLMGMMVPEAYGGESADTVSYVLALSEIAYSCASTSVVMSVQNSIVCESLNNFGTTKQKQQFLTPLASGKMIGAFGLTEPDAGSDPVSQATVAVKDKDDYIINGTKRFITSGKHAKVVLVTAKTDPDAGHKGISCFIVPKDTKGLIVGHEEDKMGLRASDTTDLIFEDCRVPASWMLGKKGDGFKIAMSGLDSGRIGIAAQSIGVAQAAFDAAVAYASQRRQFGVPVTKHQAIRFQIADMATQIEAARQLMLSAASMKDRKEPYTKEASMAKLFASEMVNEVTARAIQMHGGYGFTKDYVVERLYRDARVFTIYEGTSEIQRIVISNNILKDKRKL, from the coding sequence ATGCTGTTTAAATTGACTGATGAACAGAAAATGATCCGGAACATGGTTCGGGAGTTTTCCAGAAAAGTGATTGCCCCCACGGCGGCGGAACGGGACCGGACCAAGGAATTTCCGGCCGGGAATTTCAAGCAGATGGGAGAGCTCGGTCTCATGGGCATGATGGTGCCCGAAGCATATGGCGGAGAATCCGCCGATACCGTGTCCTATGTGCTGGCATTGTCTGAAATCGCTTATTCCTGTGCCTCCACCTCCGTGGTGATGTCGGTGCAGAATTCCATTGTGTGTGAAAGCCTTAACAATTTCGGGACAACAAAGCAGAAACAGCAGTTTCTTACACCCCTGGCATCCGGAAAAATGATCGGCGCATTCGGGCTCACTGAGCCGGATGCGGGGTCTGACCCCGTGTCCCAGGCCACGGTGGCCGTCAAAGACAAGGATGATTACATCATCAACGGCACCAAGCGGTTCATTACTTCCGGCAAGCATGCCAAGGTAGTGCTGGTAACGGCGAAAACCGATCCGGATGCCGGCCATAAGGGGATCTCGTGTTTTATCGTTCCCAAGGATACCAAAGGCCTGATCGTGGGCCATGAAGAAGATAAGATGGGGCTGCGCGCCTCAGATACCACGGATCTGATTTTTGAGGACTGCCGGGTGCCCGCATCCTGGATGCTCGGGAAAAAAGGGGATGGATTCAAAATCGCCATGTCCGGCCTGGACAGCGGACGTATCGGGATTGCGGCCCAGTCCATCGGCGTGGCCCAGGCCGCATTTGACGCGGCCGTGGCCTATGCATCCCAGCGCCGGCAGTTCGGCGTGCCCGTCACCAAGCACCAGGCCATCCGGTTTCAGATTGCGGATATGGCGACCCAGATCGAGGCGGCCCGTCAGCTGATGCTGTCTGCCGCATCCATGAAGGATCGAAAAGAACCCTATACCAAAGAGGCCTCCATGGCCAAGCTGTTTGCCTCGGAAATGGTCAACGAGGTCACGGCCCGGGCCATCCAGATGCACGGCGGCTATGGGTTCACCAAAGACTATGTGGTGGAGCGCCTGTACCGGGATGCCCGGGTGTTCACGATTTATGAAGGCACCTCCGAGATTCAGCGCATCGTGATTTCCAACAATATTCTCAAAGACAAACGCAAGCTCTGA
- the larA gene encoding nickel-dependent lactate racemase — protein MKITVPYGKQDTLTATLDEAVPVRILEANDVTLPDQDRVIADAIARPIHSTPFEAFIKDAGKVLVIVNDATRPTPTAKVLDVIFDPLSQTDYHFIIATGVHRGPTKDEFIQIFGDYYAKIKDRIIVHDAAKEQDMVFLGDSSNGTPMYVNKAGVEADKIIIISSVEPHYFAGYTGGRKSFLPGIAGYQTIEKNHKLALLPEAKALALAGNPVHEDMMDAIKTVKQDIFSIMMVLDKHHQVYAACAGHIHDSFHAAIDRANEVFAAPMGEKADIVVSVVKFPQDIDLYQAQKGIDNAKLALKKDGILILVAKCRCGIGGKAFADLLGSCDTPEAALKKIEKGYVLGYHKAAKMAEIGIWAQMWAVTDVPPDQITPLFITPFSDLQTALDQALDQKGQKATVLFLMDGGLTVPMMH, from the coding sequence ATGAAAATAACTGTTCCCTACGGCAAACAAGACACCCTGACCGCAACTCTGGATGAAGCCGTGCCGGTCCGGATTCTGGAGGCCAATGACGTGACCCTGCCCGATCAGGACCGGGTCATTGCCGATGCTATTGCCCGGCCCATCCACAGCACCCCGTTTGAGGCATTTATCAAAGACGCAGGCAAGGTCCTGGTCATCGTCAACGACGCTACCAGGCCCACGCCCACGGCAAAAGTGCTGGACGTGATCTTTGACCCTTTGTCACAAACCGATTATCATTTCATCATTGCCACAGGCGTTCACCGGGGCCCCACAAAAGACGAATTCATCCAGATCTTCGGTGACTATTACGCAAAAATCAAAGACCGGATCATTGTGCATGATGCCGCCAAAGAACAAGACATGGTCTTTTTGGGCGATTCTTCCAACGGCACGCCCATGTATGTGAACAAGGCCGGGGTGGAGGCGGACAAAATCATCATCATTTCATCCGTGGAGCCCCATTATTTTGCCGGGTACACGGGCGGCAGAAAATCGTTTCTCCCGGGCATTGCCGGATATCAGACCATTGAGAAGAACCACAAACTGGCGCTTCTGCCCGAGGCCAAAGCCCTGGCCCTGGCCGGCAATCCCGTGCACGAGGACATGATGGACGCCATCAAGACCGTGAAACAGGACATCTTTTCCATCATGATGGTGCTGGACAAGCATCACCAGGTGTATGCCGCATGCGCCGGCCATATTCATGACTCATTTCATGCGGCCATTGACCGGGCCAACGAGGTGTTTGCCGCGCCCATGGGAGAAAAAGCCGACATTGTGGTGTCTGTGGTGAAATTTCCCCAGGACATCGATCTGTACCAGGCCCAGAAAGGCATCGACAATGCCAAACTGGCCCTGAAAAAAGACGGCATCCTGATCCTGGTGGCCAAATGCCGGTGCGGCATCGGGGGCAAGGCGTTCGCCGATCTTCTGGGCTCCTGCGACACCCCCGAAGCGGCCCTGAAAAAAATCGAAAAAGGATATGTGTTAGGGTATCACAAAGCTGCCAAAATGGCGGAAATCGGGATATGGGCCCAGATGTGGGCCGTCACGGATGTGCCGCCGGACCAGATCACCCCGTTGTTCATCACCCCGTTCTCTGATCTTCAAACCGCCCTGGACCAGGCCCTGGACCAAAAAGGCCAAAAAGCCACCGTCCTGTTTCTCATGGACGGCGGCCTGACCGTTCCCATGATGCATTAA
- a CDS encoding hydrogenase iron-sulfur subunit, which yields METKHPTRFNHLKKWESTLAACIRCGYCYEHCPLFKYTGWESDAPRAKIITAFGLLTGELEPSETAANKLFNCFYCKRCEAACSSGVSLTDIFTDARKDLVEMGYAGPGTTAVTDLTCAQCLLCVAACPHEARFHGENGIETDLVKCQSCGTCVSVCPANAVNILHTFGTGKEDLTQASARFLDTHASAKAIVFACNWSYYPDLQASRLPESETHDKEYDIYVNMCAGRLEPETLMAPFLNHAWGVLVACCPEDDCQHKNGGKRSKQQVKRIQSILENLDIDPERVQVVEIPDGDKTLFQAEIDTFIDHLNTLGPVT from the coding sequence ATGGAAACAAAACACCCCACCCGGTTCAATCATCTGAAAAAATGGGAATCCACCCTGGCAGCCTGCATCCGATGCGGCTATTGTTATGAACATTGTCCGTTGTTTAAATACACGGGATGGGAGTCGGATGCCCCCCGGGCCAAAATCATCACGGCCTTCGGGCTTTTGACGGGTGAGCTTGAGCCCTCGGAAACCGCGGCAAACAAACTGTTCAACTGTTTTTACTGCAAACGGTGCGAGGCAGCCTGTTCATCCGGTGTGAGCCTCACCGATATCTTTACGGATGCCAGAAAAGATCTGGTGGAAATGGGATATGCCGGACCCGGCACCACGGCTGTCACCGACCTGACCTGTGCCCAGTGCCTGCTGTGTGTGGCGGCCTGCCCCCATGAAGCCCGGTTTCACGGGGAAAACGGCATTGAGACCGACCTGGTGAAATGCCAGAGTTGCGGCACATGTGTGTCCGTCTGCCCGGCCAACGCCGTCAATATCCTGCACACCTTCGGCACGGGAAAAGAGGATCTCACCCAGGCATCGGCCCGGTTCCTGGATACCCACGCGTCAGCCAAGGCCATCGTGTTTGCCTGCAACTGGTCTTACTACCCGGATCTCCAGGCCTCCCGGCTGCCGGAATCGGAAACTCATGACAAAGAGTATGACATCTATGTCAACATGTGTGCCGGCCGGCTGGAACCCGAAACGCTGATGGCCCCGTTTCTCAACCATGCCTGGGGCGTGCTGGTGGCCTGCTGCCCGGAAGATGACTGCCAGCACAAAAACGGCGGCAAACGGTCAAAGCAGCAGGTGAAACGGATTCAATCCATCCTGGAGAACCTGGACATCGACCCGGAACGGGTTCAGGTGGTGGAAATTCCCGACGGGGACAAAACCCTGTTCCAGGCGGAAATCGATACGTTCATCGACCATCTCAACACCCTGGGTCCCGTAACATAA
- a CDS encoding FAD-binding oxidoreductase encodes MKTMDESKLREIFGEENIKTDPSDLYAFGSDASVHHAMPWAVVRPDNTRQVQQLMAYANEALIPVIPRGGGSGMCGQTVPIRGGIVLDMKHMNRILEINLPDVYCRVEPGVVDDDLNLALKPHGMFYPPTPASSRIATIGGEIANNASGVRSVKYGATRDAVLGMKVVLPNGDLVTLGAHTRVEASGYQLHKLMVGSEGTLGIVVEATLNFVPIPEYRCMGIANFDHLAHAGAAVGSIMASGAIPSMLELVDSVAIKAVNKTMNLGLKEVAASLIFEADGMVREAVDYEINKMKEICKKHQGSDITTSYDPKERARIFMGRKKLFPALSKYDDSLSSTSLADDMAVPYSRMADMAGKIHEVAKKNNIIMTAYGHCGSGCMHTKILMDTKQPEQWASARKAITEIYEFVRSVNGTTSAEHGIGLSKAASFKVEKADSLRLLQTIKQALDPNNILNPGKLMQAPDDWVTATGLRYAVNN; translated from the coding sequence ATGAAGACAATGGATGAATCAAAATTAAGGGAAATTTTTGGTGAAGAAAACATCAAGACAGACCCATCCGATCTTTACGCATTCGGATCGGATGCCTCGGTTCACCATGCCATGCCCTGGGCCGTGGTCCGGCCGGACAACACAAGGCAGGTCCAGCAATTGATGGCCTATGCCAACGAAGCCCTGATTCCCGTCATTCCCCGGGGCGGCGGGTCCGGCATGTGCGGTCAGACCGTGCCCATCCGGGGCGGAATTGTCCTGGACATGAAACACATGAACCGGATTCTGGAGATCAATCTGCCCGATGTGTACTGCCGGGTGGAGCCCGGCGTGGTGGATGATGACCTGAACCTGGCTTTGAAACCCCACGGCATGTTTTATCCCCCCACCCCGGCATCTTCCCGCATTGCCACCATCGGCGGGGAGATTGCCAACAATGCCTCGGGGGTTAGGTCCGTGAAATACGGGGCCACCCGTGATGCGGTCTTAGGCATGAAAGTGGTGCTGCCCAACGGAGACCTGGTGACCTTAGGCGCCCACACACGGGTGGAAGCCTCCGGGTACCAGCTGCACAAACTCATGGTGGGATCTGAAGGCACCTTAGGGATCGTGGTGGAAGCCACACTCAATTTTGTGCCCATTCCCGAATACCGGTGCATGGGCATTGCCAATTTTGATCACCTGGCCCATGCCGGGGCTGCGGTGGGGTCCATCATGGCGTCCGGCGCGATTCCCTCCATGCTGGAACTGGTGGATTCCGTGGCCATTAAGGCCGTGAACAAGACCATGAATTTAGGACTCAAGGAAGTGGCCGCCTCCCTGATCTTTGAAGCGGACGGCATGGTCAGGGAAGCCGTGGATTATGAGATCAACAAGATGAAAGAGATCTGTAAAAAACATCAAGGCAGTGATATCACCACCAGCTACGATCCCAAGGAACGGGCCAGAATCTTTATGGGCCGCAAAAAACTGTTCCCGGCCCTGTCCAAGTATGATGACAGCCTGTCCTCCACATCCCTGGCCGATGACATGGCTGTGCCCTATTCCAGGATGGCGGACATGGCCGGCAAGATCCACGAGGTGGCCAAGAAAAACAATATTATCATGACCGCATACGGCCACTGCGGGTCCGGATGCATGCACACCAAGATCCTCATGGACACCAAACAGCCGGAACAATGGGCATCGGCCCGGAAAGCCATCACGGAAATCTATGAATTCGTGCGGTCCGTCAACGGCACCACGTCGGCGGAACACGGCATCGGCCTGTCCAAAGCCGCGTCATTTAAAGTGGAAAAAGCGGATTCCCTGCGCCTGCTTCAAACCATTAAGCAAGCACTGGATCCCAACAACATCCTGAACCCGGGCAAACTGATGCAGGCCCCTGACGACTGGGTCACTGCCACCGGATTAAGATATGCTGTGAACAACTGA
- a CDS encoding ASKHA domain-containing protein has protein sequence MTHTIQFLPHNKQITVADGESLIRAAMEAGVHINASCGGGGVCGKCRVRIESGEVEGGISEKLTDQDREKGYRLACLAKVTSDLTVRIPVESEVETSRLTQTMDRHTARAMTVNVEDLKQDGLFIPPVEKIYLELDPAVEGDNRADVARIMHHLRIHHDEHRLTMDLSLIRRVPDIIRQENFNVTATILRPVREDGKNEIINIEPGDTTNRNFAIAVDIGTTTVFGQVMDLQSGEVLAQQGEFNAQISYGEDVISRIMYAEKGDGLATLHKRVVETINKIIKGIIKKAKIDTHEVSTITMAGNSTMTQLLLNINPSYIRRDPYVPASILYPPFHATEIGLELAEHTTALVYPGVSSYVGGDIISGIMASGMYRSPELTLYMDIGTNAEIAIGHQEWMVCTAASAGPAFEGGGVKFGMRAAKGAVEDVSINPATYEPMIITVGNEKAKGICGSGLITLAARLLETGIIDSRGKFNQELDTLRIRQTDEIWEYVLVYEKDTQIERDITITEPDLDNLIRAKGAMYSAALTLLDEIGLKVNDIERIILAGGFGSYVDLASAITIGLLPEIEPDKVTYLGNGSLLGCRINCLTNSLRQQVTQVVNMMTNFELASTPSYMDHYMGALFLPHTELNYFPKIKAKLEALRK, from the coding sequence ATGACACATACGATTCAGTTTTTACCTCATAATAAACAGATCACTGTGGCGGATGGCGAAAGCCTGATCCGGGCCGCCATGGAAGCCGGGGTCCACATCAATGCGTCCTGCGGCGGCGGGGGCGTGTGCGGGAAGTGCCGGGTGCGGATTGAATCCGGTGAAGTGGAAGGCGGGATTTCGGAAAAACTCACGGACCAGGATCGGGAAAAAGGGTATCGCCTGGCCTGCCTGGCCAAAGTGACTTCAGATCTGACCGTGCGCATTCCCGTGGAATCTGAAGTGGAAACCAGCCGTCTCACCCAGACCATGGACCGTCACACGGCCCGGGCCATGACCGTGAATGTGGAAGATCTCAAACAGGACGGGCTGTTCATTCCGCCGGTGGAAAAAATCTATCTGGAACTGGATCCGGCGGTGGAAGGAGACAACCGGGCGGATGTGGCCAGGATCATGCATCATCTTCGGATTCATCATGATGAACACAGATTGACCATGGATCTGAGCCTGATCCGCCGGGTGCCGGACATTATCCGGCAGGAAAATTTTAATGTGACCGCCACGATTTTACGTCCGGTAAGAGAGGACGGCAAAAACGAGATCATCAATATCGAGCCCGGAGACACCACAAACAGGAATTTTGCCATTGCCGTGGACATCGGCACCACCACGGTGTTCGGTCAGGTGATGGATCTGCAAAGCGGTGAAGTCCTGGCCCAGCAGGGCGAGTTCAACGCCCAGATCAGCTATGGCGAGGATGTGATCTCCCGGATCATGTACGCGGAAAAAGGGGACGGGCTGGCCACCCTGCACAAACGCGTGGTGGAAACCATCAACAAGATCATCAAAGGGATCATCAAAAAAGCAAAAATAGACACCCATGAAGTCTCCACCATCACTATGGCCGGCAACTCCACCATGACCCAGCTGCTGCTTAATATCAATCCCAGTTATATCCGAAGAGATCCCTATGTGCCGGCATCCATTCTGTATCCACCGTTTCATGCCACGGAAATCGGTCTGGAACTGGCTGAGCACACCACGGCTCTGGTGTATCCGGGAGTTTCATCCTATGTGGGCGGGGATATCATTTCCGGTATCATGGCTTCAGGCATGTACCGGTCGCCGGAACTGACCCTGTATATGGATATCGGCACCAACGCGGAGATCGCCATCGGACACCAGGAATGGATGGTGTGCACGGCCGCGTCCGCCGGACCGGCTTTTGAGGGCGGCGGGGTCAAGTTCGGGATGCGGGCCGCCAAAGGGGCTGTGGAGGATGTGTCCATCAATCCCGCCACCTATGAACCCATGATCATCACCGTGGGCAATGAAAAAGCCAAAGGTATCTGCGGATCCGGGCTCATCACCCTGGCGGCCCGGCTGCTGGAAACCGGAATCATCGATTCCCGGGGCAAGTTCAACCAGGAACTGGATACCCTCCGGATCCGGCAGACCGATGAGATCTGGGAGTATGTGCTGGTATATGAAAAAGACACCCAGATCGAGCGGGATATCACCATTACCGAACCGGACCTGGACAACCTGATCCGGGCCAAGGGCGCCATGTATTCCGCAGCCCTGACCCTGCTGGACGAGATCGGTCTCAAGGTGAACGACATCGAGCGGATCATTCTGGCCGGCGGGTTCGGATCGTATGTGGATCTGGCGTCCGCCATCACCATCGGGCTTCTGCCGGAGATCGAGCCGGATAAGGTTACCTACCTGGGTAACGGGTCCCTGCTGGGATGCCGCATCAACTGCCTGACCAATTCCCTGCGCCAGCAGGTGACCCAGGTGGTGAACATGATGACCAATTTTGAGCTGGCCTCCACCCCGTCTTATATGGACCATTACATGGGGGCATTGTTTCTGCCCCACACGGAACTCAACTATTTCCCCAAGATCAAGGCAAAGCTGGAAGCGTTGCGCAAATGA
- a CDS encoding ASKHA domain-containing protein, whose amino-acid sequence MSLSGYVRTIELTPPALGNNTADAQRLEQVLKKELNTKNVHIPWHLVGDLSARLRQWHWQVKAVLFKDRRSFTVVDLLDPQDSGPVMGAAVDIGTTRMVIALMDLETGETLGETGFDNPQADIGPDVLTRILHAKTPAGREALKRLAVDALNQHLARLCKENNRTPDRVFLVAGAGNTAMTHLFAGLPAFGIIQEPYIPCTNILDTLDAADLGLAVHPRGQVFLFPNIGSYFGGDLLAGILAADLDQKDQPCIMVDVGTNAEIVLGNKDWLMACAGAAGPALESGVSQMGMTAKPGVIDRVRVDPETRDLIIHTIDDEPAVGICGSGMIDLAAALFVSGRIDIRGKLVTEACGDRLTNENDIPAFDLVAAKDSGTGRAIRLSQVDLNSLTSAKAAMYTILEVIVSQTAGLSFSDLARFYVAGTFGSFINPNSAITIGMLPDIPLDRFQVLGNTSLKGAEQVLTDPAAFDRVMAIRETITYIELNVNQGFMNLFSGAKFYPHTDTSRFPSVKV is encoded by the coding sequence ATGAGTTTATCCGGGTATGTCCGCACCATTGAACTGACACCCCCGGCGCTGGGCAACAACACCGCCGATGCCCAGCGCCTGGAACAGGTGTTGAAAAAAGAACTGAACACCAAAAATGTCCATATTCCCTGGCACCTGGTCGGGGATCTGTCCGCGCGGCTGCGACAATGGCACTGGCAGGTCAAGGCGGTGCTGTTCAAGGACCGCCGGTCTTTTACAGTGGTGGACCTGCTGGACCCTCAGGATTCCGGCCCGGTGATGGGGGCCGCCGTGGATATCGGTACCACCCGCATGGTGATTGCCTTGATGGATCTGGAAACCGGGGAAACACTGGGAGAAACCGGGTTTGACAATCCCCAGGCAGATATCGGGCCGGATGTGCTCACCCGGATTCTTCATGCCAAAACCCCGGCGGGCCGGGAGGCACTCAAGCGCCTGGCGGTTGACGCGCTGAATCAGCACCTGGCCCGGTTGTGCAAAGAAAACAACCGGACCCCGGACCGGGTGTTTCTGGTGGCCGGGGCCGGGAACACGGCCATGACCCATCTGTTTGCCGGGCTGCCGGCGTTCGGGATCATTCAGGAACCTTATATTCCCTGTACCAATATTCTTGATACCCTGGATGCCGCCGACCTGGGACTGGCCGTTCATCCCAGAGGCCAGGTGTTTCTGTTTCCCAATATCGGGTCTTATTTCGGCGGGGATCTTTTGGCCGGGATCCTGGCAGCCGACCTGGATCAAAAAGACCAGCCCTGCATCATGGTGGATGTGGGCACCAATGCGGAAATCGTTCTGGGAAACAAAGACTGGCTCATGGCCTGTGCAGGCGCCGCCGGCCCGGCCCTGGAAAGCGGGGTCAGCCAGATGGGCATGACGGCAAAGCCGGGCGTGATCGACCGGGTGCGCGTGGATCCGGAAACCCGGGACCTGATCATCCACACCATTGATGATGAACCGGCCGTGGGTATCTGCGGGTCCGGCATGATTGACCTGGCCGCGGCCCTGTTTGTGTCCGGCCGCATCGATATCCGGGGGAAGCTGGTGACTGAGGCCTGCGGGGATCGTCTGACAAATGAAAATGACATTCCCGCGTTTGATCTGGTGGCGGCAAAAGATTCCGGCACGGGGCGGGCCATCCGGCTGTCCCAGGTGGACCTGAATTCTTTGACCAGTGCCAAAGCCGCCATGTACACCATTTTAGAGGTGATCGTGTCCCAGACCGCCGGGCTGTCGTTTTCCGATCTGGCCCGGTTTTATGTGGCCGGCACGTTCGGGTCGTTCATCAACCCGAATTCCGCCATCACCATCGGCATGCTGCCCGATATTCCTTTAGACCGGTTCCAGGTGCTGGGCAACACGTCGTTAAAAGGCGCGGAACAGGTGTTAACCGATCCGGCGGCCTTTGACCGGGTCATGGCCATCCGGGAAACCATCACTTATATTGAACTGAATGTCAATCAAGGGTTCATGAATCTGTTTTCCGGGGCCAAGTTTTATCCGCACACGGATACGTCGCGGTTTCCGTCCGTGAAGGTCTGA